Below is a window of Mesomycoplasma bovoculi M165/69 DNA.
TTATAGACAAAAAAGCAATTTTTTTTATTTTTTAGTATTTTTGAACAATAAAATTTAATTATAAGTATGATTGCAAAGATATTTAAGAAATTTTCACTCACAAGTGGTATGATCCTACCAGTATTATCACCACTTGTTCTATTTAGTCAACAACTAAATGAAAAACCAATTCAAAACATTAGTTTTGATTTTGATGATTTGGCCAAAAATCTTAATTTTCACAAATTTGCTAATACTGCAAATAGAGATATCAAAATTGGTGTAATGCTTTATAATTCAACTAAAAATCAAAACCAATTATTATTAGAAAATTTACAAAAAATTTTTAATTATTTTGTTAGTTCACCTAAAATTATAACAACCAATTTTAGTTCCGAACAAAGCTGAGTGGAAGGTTTAGAAATGTTACACAACCAAAATGTGGAACTAATTTTACATCTATACCCTTTGAATTTAGACTTTTTACTAAAGAAAATTAAAATTAAAAATACAACATTTGATTTTAGTGAAATTCTTAATTTTTATAGCAACACTGATGGAGTAGTGCACTTTTTTGATGCTGATAATCCAGTTGGAAAATCTGTATTTACTCAACTTTCTATTTTAGCAAAAACAGATAACAAACAAAGGCGAAAACATTCTCCACTAACAATAACAAAGACAATAGATAGTCAAGGGTCTGGCTTAATTGCTCCTCATTTTGTGATTCCAAAATTAAAATACAAAATTGAAAACCAATTTAGAAGTGCAAAAATAGAGTATTATCCAGCCATTGTTAGTGGTGCTTTATTTAGCCAATTATTAGCAAATTATAGCTCTTTACAAAATTCTAAAACTAATAATCAAAATATTTGAGCAGCACTTTCTTTAAATAGTTTAAACTCTGATAATCAAAATTTTTCTTTTAATGGAATGCATGCTGCAGAAGGATTTGGTTATATAAATTATGATAAATCTTTGCGTTTTTTAAGTGGGTTAGAACCTAATTCAGAGCGTATATCTCAAGATTATAATGAATCTAAAACTTTTTCTATGTTTAATATGAGCAAAGGTGACAAATTATCTGCTTTGTTGTTTTTTGCTCCTAAAAATTACAAAAAATTTTTTGATAATACTTCTGAAATAATAAAAGAAAAACCAACAACTGGATGACAAAACATTTGAAACCACTTGCAATTTTGAAAACCTTGGTTTCAAAACAAATCAAAAGTAATTAATCAAACAAAGGAAGAACAAGTACTAAATAATGATTTTAATATTTATTTAGAAGTTTTGAAGGGTTCTTGACAAGTGCTTATGGTTGCAGATTCGCAACTAACAAATTTTGATAAAATAAATTTTCAAGCATTTGAAGATGGAGTTTATAGATTGCGTGTTGAATCTAAAAATTTTAATTCAAACTTAAATTATAAATATAGTGTTTTTTGAACAATTGACAAATTTAATGTTGATGCATAGTTAAAAGAATTAATGCACTAACAATCCCCAATGCAAATAAAATCAAGGTGATATGTCAAGATTTAGATGATTGGTTTCGCAAATGTATAAATTCAGGAACTAATTCTACAACAACAACAAAAGATAAAATAGCTCCACCACTTGCATTAAATAATGGCAAAATTCAACCTTGTTGTTGGAAAAATTTATTTGCAAATGCACCAATAACAATAATTGGAACAAGAATTAGTGTAGTTAAAATGTTATAAATAATGGATTTAAAAATAGTTTGCCCATACTGAACTTGACGATAGTGAACAATCAAAATTTCAATCAACATATGAGCAACAAAAGTACCTATTAAAAATCAATTCACCTTGTCACCAGCAGTAACTTTGGCAACTAAGGAACCTAAAACAAAACCATCAATACTTCGATGAGAAAGCAATAAAATTATAGCTAATCAAGCTTTTTTTGGGTTATCAACATCTGAAAAGTTTATGATGTGATCACTATGATCATGACCTTGATGGTTGTTGTGAACTTCACCACCAAAAAAGCGCACAAAAACATATCGAAATACAAAAACAACAGCAAGCCCAACAATTGAACCACCACCAATAATTAAACCGAGTGGAACTAAATGATTCATATTAGTTTGTTTTATAGCAAATGCTTCTGCACCTTCAAAAGATTCGCGCAAAAGCCCAACAGTGGCAACCATAAGAAGTAACCCTGAGCTAAGTGCATATAGATAAATATTACTTGATGGTTTGATTTTTGGCTTAATTCAAGCTACTAAAAAAACTAATAAAATTGGTACAGCTAAAATAATAGCTAAAAATGTTCACAAATTAACAAATACATCAAAATAAAAATTTTTACTATGATAAATAAATGAGGAGATAAGAACACCTCTTTCTACTTATAAAAAAATATAAATTCAAAATTATATAATAAAAATTTTTTATTTTTTAATAATAAGTGAATTTTGATTCATATCAGGATGTTTGTCAAGTCCTAAATAATCTAAAATTGTTGGTGCTATCTGTGCTAAACTACCATTTTCTAATTTCAAATTTTTATCTGTGGTAATTAACATCACAGGAAATGAAGTGTGTTTTGTAGATGGTTTGTTGTTTTCATCCTCTGTAAGTTCTGCATTCCCATGATCTGCTGTAATAAATAGAGTATAGCCATTGTCTTCAACTCATTTAACAATTCTTCCAATTTGAGCATCTAAAACTTCACAAGCTTTAATAGTTGATTGTAAATTACCAGTATGACCGACCATATCAGGATTTGCAAAGTTCATAATTACCAAATCATATTGGCCGCCTTGTTCAATCAAGGTGTTTGTAATTTCTACAGCTGACATTTGTGGTGCGTCAGCATATGATTCAACTTTAAGTGAATCCACTAAGATTCTCTTTGCTTTATCAAGTTCTAATTCAACTCCACCATCCATAAAAAATGTAACATGAGCATATTTTTGAGTTTCAGCTAATCTGAGTTGAGATAAACCTGCTTCTGAAATAACTCTTCCCAAAGGATAATTAACTTTCATCTCTTCAAAGGCAATATCACAATCAATTCCTTCGTACTTCATCATTGATACAAAAACATTGGTTTTTATAGCTTTTTTAGGTTGAAAATCATATAAATTGGTCCCTAAAATTAAATGTGACAACTGTCTTGCTCGGTCAGGTCTAAAATTGAAAAAAATCACTGAATTATTGTCAGTCAAAAAATCAGAATTTAGTATTTCAGAATTAATTGCTGGCATAAAAAATTCATCTGTAATTTGATTAGAATATTGTTCATTTATATAATCTTTTACATTCACAAAAGTTTTAGCACTTTCTCCACAAATAGCTTTATAACCAAGTTCAACACGATCAAACATTTTATCCCGATCCATTGAATAAAAGCGACCCGCAATACTTGCAATTTTATAACCTGGTTTTTGTGATAATTTTGCTTCTAATTTTTCTATAGAAGACAAAATTGAACTTGGAGCAACATCACGACCATCACCTAAAACATGAACATTCAATTTTTCCACTCCATATTGAGATGCAAAGTCAATTAAAGCAAAAAGATGTTCCTCATGTGAGTGCACACCACCTGGCGATAAAAGACCTATAATTTGCAAGGGTGTGTTGGTTTTTATAGAATTTTCAAAAGCTTTAATAAATTTTTCATTTTTAAAAAATGATTTTGTTTCAAGGGCATTATTGATAATGGAAATTCCAGTATAAACAACAAAACCTGCTCCAATTGTTAAGTGCCCTACTTCACTATTACCCATTTGACCTGCTGGCAAACCAACAAATTCACCTGATGCTTGAATAAGTGAATTTGGATAATTTGCAAACAAATTATCAAAATTAGGTGTTTTGGCTAAAGCAAAACCATTTCCTTGTTTGTCTGCTCTAATTCCAAGGCCATCTATAATTGTTAAAACAACAGTTTTTCTTTGTTTTGTGTTCATTTTTCTACCTATTTTGCATTTTTCACTGAACGCATTACAGCCCGAACTTGTGCTTCAGATGGTTTTCTTCCCATTTGCATATACATTGCTCTAATCATGTTTTCATTGATTGGAGGGTTTTCCTTAATTTGTTTTTCAAACATCTTTTTAGAAACCACTAAAGCAATGATTCCTCCAACAATAAACATAATAATTGCAACAGCAATAGTGATTCCGATTCAACCACCTAAAGATACACCCCCAGCTGTTGCTGCTATATTATCAACTGTTTGACTTTCGCTTTGTAATAATTTAATCATTTTTACTCCTTATTTTTCAAATTTAATTTATCCAAAACTTTTTGAGTGATACTAAAGTGATATTTTACATTGTTATACAAAAAATCTTCACCATGTTTTTGAATTTCCAAAATACAATAGCTTACTATTTTATCAATTTGATTTGAACCAGCAGGTAATTTAGTTTTTCATTTTTTTTCGCGTCGAAGCATTTTAGAAGTCAAATGATCTTTTGCAATAATTGAAGCTGCTCCTGCTTGTTTTAGTCACTCATCTGCTTTTTTGGCTAAAATAATTGGATATTTTTTAAGATTTCAAGGTTTGGTTTTAAATTGATTGTAAATTTTTTGCAGGTAGGCAAAAAATTTCTCCGATGAAACAAAACCATCTATAAAAACTTGACTAATTTTTAAATTTGAAAAATGATTTTTAGCAAGTTTTTTTAAAATTTTCAAATATAGTATAGCTTTAATTTCATGAGAATTATAACCTTGATTAATTAAATCATTATATTTATCCATATCCAAACTAATAACTTCAAATATAATTTTTTCCTTTAATTGATTAGCAATTCTACTCAATTTAATTTCATTCAAGATTTTAGAATCAACTATTTGCTCAATGAGTTCTTGTTCTATTTCTTCAATTTTAAACAAAGTACAACAAACTGTTAAATTAGTAAAATATTCACCAACACCAACTTCATCACATCCAACAATATACTTGGATTTATCAATTTTATGTTCAAATTCATAGGTTTTCAAACTATTTTTCACTATGTTCCTTAATTTTTTGATAAATTTTTTGAAGAATTAAATTTTGATTAATTTTCCAATTAATATAATCAATAACTTCAATAGGATAGTTTTTTGCCTTGATAAAATTGACAGTGTCTTTAAAAATAGCATAATTCATTTCTGTTGTTTGTTCAAAGTCCGCCAAACAAAAACCAATAATAATTTGATTATTAGTATCCATAACAACAACATCAATTGTTAAGTTACCTATTTTATAATCCTTTTGAATTGTTAAATTCATAGGTAATTCAGACAATTTTTTAAACAAATTATTCTGAAAGTCTATAAAACGATTGTTTTTAATTTTATACTTTCATTTATCATCATCTTTATCCGCATAACTTAATTGTTGTTGTGGTGACAAATCTAAAAATTGTATTCATTGCTTGAACATTTCTAGGTCTTTGGAATTTGAATTATTTATAATTTCATCTCCTAAAATAGATTTGCAAATAATCATTTTTTCTTTAGCCCTTGAAGTAGCAACATTTAAAGCATGTTTTCCACCTTTTCTTGCTATGTAAGTTGAGGTTAAAGATGTTGTGGAATCATAAACAACAGACATAATTAACAGATCTGCTTCCTCTCCTTGTATATTTTCAAGATTATTAACAATAAGTGAACCTTGAGACATAAATTTTTCCAAATCTGGATATGAGTCAAAAATTATTTTTTCAATAACATTTTGCTGAGCAGCATTAAAAGATAATAAAATAATTTTTTTGTATTTGTCTATATTTTCTTGCGCCAACCTTACAACTAGTTCTGCTTCTTTTGTGTTTACTTGATTGTTTCACTCGCCCCCAACATTAATCACTTCAATACTTTTATCAATAGCTTGTTTAAAGTGATCTGCTACTTTTAAATCCGATTCATAAAAGTGCTTAGAATTAAATGTCATCAAAGCAGCGTTTTTAGAACGATAGTTTTTATCAAGCAAAACATTGAAGACACCTATAGAATTAACATACTCTAAAAGTGAGTCAATATTGCCAAAAGCATCATCTTCATATTGTTCAGAAGACTTACTAGTGAATCAACGAACTGGTTGCATTTGTTTTTGATCACCTGCAAATATTTTTATTTTTGCTAAATGCATTAATGGAAAAGCTTCTTCTAAAAACATTTGTGATGCTTCATCAATAATTAAATAATTAAATTCCTCTTTTTCAAACATAGTTAATTCAGTATCTGGTGTTGTTATTAAAATAGGAAATAAAACATTAATAATTTGAAAATGTTTTAGTAAAAATTGTTGAGGTAAAATTTTATTATTTTGTTTTACACTCATTCTAAAATCTTTGTATAGTTGTCTTAAGTTTGGATCTGAGTTAATTTTGCTAACAATTTTCACAATTTTGCTGCAATGATATATAAATAATTTTTCATCATCATTTACTTGATTAATTTTGGGGAAACTTAAAGTTAAAAAATCATTAACATCAGATAAATCTGAAACTTCTAAATTTTCAATTTTTTCAAAAATATCACTCAAATTTCCATTGTAATTCTGTAATTTACTTAAAATTAAATAAATATCTTTTTCAAGTGTTTTTTTAAAATTTTCTGATATTTTTTCATATCACTTTAATTTTCGTTTAAATATTTGTTCTAAAATTTTTATCCGAAGTTTTTTAGCTTTTTTTGGCGATTCACTTGGGTTAATACTAATTTTTTTGTTTAATTGAAAAATAATTTCTGCAATATTTAAACTAAATATTGAATTAGATTGCTTAATTGTCTTGTAAGCTTCGAGTTTTGAGTCTATTAAATTACTGTTTGAAAAAATTTTATTAACAATTCTTATATATTCTTTATCATATTGTGAAAATAAAGTGATAGATTCAATATCTTGCTTATCACTAAACTCTTCAATTCATTGTATGTATTCTTGTATAGGTGCATAAAAGTTTTTGTAATTTTCACTTTTATCATTAACCACAAACAAGCAAAATAAAGACATTTTTTTCAATCGATTTCTCAAAACAGTTAAGGCGGCTTGTTTTTGAGAACTCACTATGGCTCTTTGTTTGTTTATAATGATGTTTGTGATAATGTTTGCAATAACTTGAGATTTTCCAGTACCTGGTGGACCTCAAATGATAGTGTTTTGTAATAATGAAGAGATATGTGCGTAATCTTGAATAAAATTGGTGGGTTGAATTTTAAAAAAACCATCAAAATTATCTGAAAATATAATGTTTTCAACTTTGTTTTTACAAATATTTTTGTTTATTTCCACTTCAAGTAAATTCTGAATTTCATTGTTATCAATCATTTGTTCTAAAATTTTGTGTTGATAGTTTCCACTAACATTAAAAAGACCTAAAACAAGCCCTGGTTGAAATTGGATATTACTATCAAAAACTAAATCTGTTGGTATTTTGTGTGTTAATGAAGATGGTATTTTAAAATGTTCACTTACTATTTTTTTAAAATTATCAATTAAACGAGCAATTGATAATTCATTAAAATTAAAATCTAAAGAAAAATCTAAACCCATTTTCTTTAAAAAAGCAATAATTTTATGATTCAATTTAATTGAACCTTCTGTGATAAGTGTTGGACCTGTTGGTCCAATTATCACATTTGCCTCCTTGACAAAAAGAGGAGCAAAAATCTTTTTATCTTGTACAATTAGTGATAAGTATGCAAAACCTATATGAATTGGTCAAATATTTTTATTTTTGTTAATATCATCGGCTTTTTTGATAAAACTTTTTCAACTTGCAAGACTTGTTTGTTTTTTTTTGGTTAATAACTCAATTTGTCCTTGTTTAGTAGTTTCAAAATCTGTTGAAAATTTATTTAGTAAGCCAGATGTTCAATCTAACCTCTCTTCTTTAACAAAATCTTCTACTTCTTCATAATTGGAAGCATTTGATAAAAATTTTATAACTTCATCGATATTATAATTTTGTAAAGGAACAATAGTAGTCAATTCATTTACAACCTTATCTAAATTTGAAGCACTTAATAACAAAGATAAATCAAAGTAAAATTTATCATCTACTTTAGTATAAATTGCAGAATCAGATTTTCGAATATCAATGAGATTTGTTAATAATCGTTCAAACTGTTTTTTCTTCTTTATTGTGTCGTTATCAGTGTTTTCATTATTAATTATGTTCATTGTAATCTCTTTTTTTGTTTTTTAAATTTTATTTTAAATTGTTTAGGGAGTTAGCAATAAATTTAGATGTTGAACCCACAATTAAACTAATATTATTGGTTCCAACCACAACTCCAGAAACACCAGGTAAATTTTTTAGTTCATCAATATTTACATTTTCTAATGTGTTTAAAAATATAGTAACTCTGGAAAAAGTAAATTCAGCTTTTTGTATATTTGTAGCGCCTAACAGCAAACTCACTAACTTGTTAATTTCAAATTTAATGTCTTCTGAATAATTAATAGAATTGTTTGGTTTATTGTGCTTTTTTGATAATATTTTTCCAAATTTGCCAAAAGTTAAAAATTGAATAAATTTATAGATAAAATAAGAAAATTTTTTCATAATCTAAATAATTATAAATTATAACTATTATTTGGTACTTATGCTAAAATTATTTAGTTATGGAAGATAGATTAGTTAGTGGAATTACAGCAACTGGAAGATTGACTCTTGGAAATTTTTTAGGTGCTATTAAACCTTTTTTAAAAATTCAAAATCAACACGAATCATTTATTTTTGTTGCAGATTTACATGCCTTAACAATTGATATAAATCCTAAAGAACTAAGTGAAAATAGGAAAAGTATTTTTGCAATGTATTTAGCTTGTGGCGTAAATCCTGAAAAAACAAACATTTTTTTTCAATCTCAAATTCATGCCCATACTGAACTTTACTGATTACTACAATCAAGAACCACAATAGGTGAATTATCAAGAATGACGCAATTTAAAGATAAAAGTAAAGTTCAGCAAGAAAATAAAACAGAAAAAGTTCCAACTGGTTTATTAACATATCCTGTTTTAATGGCTGCAGATATTTTGCTTTATAATCCAAAATATGTACCTGTGGGCGCAGATCAATTGCAACACCTAGAACTAGCAAGAAATATTGCTACTCGTTTTAACAACATATATGGAACAAATTTCAATTTACCACAAGCAATCACTGCAAAAGAAACGGCTAAAATTATGTCTTTGACAGAGCCTACAAAAAAAATGTCAAAGTCTACAACTAATTTAAATTCTGCTATTTTCTTGCTTGACGACCCTGAAATTGCTTATCAAAAAATACAAAAAGCAATAACGGATTCAGAAAATAAAATTTATTTTGCTGAAGATAAACCAGGCGTTTCTAATTTACTAAATATTTTTATAGGACTTTCTGATTCAACTAAGGAAGAAGCATTAGAGTTTTTTAAAGACAAAAATTACAAATTTTTAAAAGAAAAAGTTGGTGAATTGGTTAAAGAATTTTTAATTAATTTGCAACAAAAATACTATAAAAATATAGAGAATATAGAAAAAATAGCACAAGAAAGTGCTATTAAAGTTAATAAAATTGCAAATGAAAATTTAAATAAAATTAAAACCTTAATGGGACTCTAAAATGAAATTAAATAAAGAATTAAATATATATGCATCACACTTTTTATCTTATGTAATTTTAAAAAATTATCCAGAATCTAAATTAGGAATGTGTGATGTAACCGATGAAGGATTTTATTGTGATTTTGAATTTTCACAACCTTTGTCAAATACAGATTTACCTAAAATCTTAAAACTATTATTTAAATTAGCTAAAAGTGATTTAGTAATTAAACAAACTAGCAATGAATCACTAAACTTTTCAAATCAAAAGTATAGACAAGAATTATTAAATGATGCAAAAGAAAATACAGAAAAAATTAATTTTTTTGGTATTTTCGATCGTAATGAACAAGTATTATTTCAAGACTTTTCAACTTTTGAAATCACTAATTTTGAAACCAAAAACATTAAACACCTAGAATTATTAAATGTTGGTGGGGTTTATTGAAAATCTGATAGTAAAAACCAACAACTTACAAGAATTTATGGAACTTGTTGGGATTCCAAGGAAGATCTAGAACAATTTTTAACTATTTTAAAAGATAGAAAAGAACGAGACCATAGAAAAATTGGAAAAGACTTAGGAATTTTTACATTTAGTAAATATTTTGGTTTAGGTTTTCCTGTTTGACTGGAAAATGGAATGAAAATCCATAACAAAATCAAGAAAAAAATTTTATTTTTAGATAGAAAATATGGATTTAAAGAAGTTTCAACTCCTCACTTTGGTCAGGATTATTTATACAAAATTTCAGGACACCTAGAACATTATAAGGATGATATGTTCAATCCGATTCAAATGGAAAATGATAGTTTGTATCCAAGACCAATGACTTGTCCTCACCACATTATTTTATTTGATCAATTAAATGTTAGTTATAGACAATTACCATTACGAATTTCAGAACAATCTAGATTATATAGATATGAAAAATCAGGAGCTTTAACAGGTTTAGAACGTGTTCGTTCTATGGAATTAACAGAGGGTCATATTTTCATTTCTAAAAGTCAAATTTATTCTGAATTTAGTCATCTTTTTAAAATGATTTTTGAAGGTTTAAAGTTATTTGATATTGAAATAGATTACATTTCTTTTTCAAAAAGAGATCCAAAAAACAAGGAAAAATTTTTTGACAACGAAGAAATGTGAACTAATGCTGAATCTAGTTTGAAACAAATTTTAGATGATAACAAAATTAAATATGTAGAAAAAATTGGTGAAGCTGCCTTTTATGGGCCTAAAATTGACTTTCAAATTAAGACAGTTATGCAAAAAGAGATCACAGTTTCAACTCTTCAATTAGACTTTTTGTTACCCTCCAAATTTAACATTAGTTTTACTAATGAATTAAACCAAAAAGAAACACCTATTTTAATTCACAGAGGTTTAATTGGAACATATGAACGCTTTATTTCTGTTCTTTTAGAACAAACTAAAGGTGTTTTACCTTTTTGATTATCACCTAATCAAATATGTGTAATTCCTGTCACAAATGAACACACAAAATATGCTAAAACTGTTTATCAAAATCTTTTTGATTTAGGTTTTGAAGTTGAATTTGATGATAGAAATGAAAGAATTTCTAAAAAAATTAGAGATGCTCAAATCCAAAAAGTAAAATACCAAATTATTATTGGAGATGAAGAAATAGCTAAAAACGGAATCACCTATCGTCGATATGGGCAAGAACAATCTTTCTTTACAAATTTAGAAGATTTTATTAAACAAGTAGACAAAGAACGTGTATAAAAAAATAACAAAAATTCCTGATTTTGTTTTTGCTATTTTAACTTTTTTTATACCTATTGCATTATTGTTTATTTTTTTCTCGCCAGATTTTTACAAAAGAGAAATAATAAAATTTGGTTACCTATTTTTAATTGCTATTTTGTGCTTTATTCTTTCTTTATCTATATCTATTTTATGAATAAAGTTAAAAATTGTGAGTTTTAATTTTGTTTTTTATTACCCTGTTATTGATTTTAGTTTTGTATTGATTTTACTCACATATAATTTATCAGGAAATCCTGGCTTATTAGCATTAAGAATTATTTTAGTACTTGCAAGTATATTTTTAATTATTCCTTCTTTGATTTTTAAAGAAAAAATAAAAGCCTTAATGATTCAAAAATCATTAAGGCCCAAAAAATAAGAAATATTTTATTATAACGAAATAAGTTTTTCTTCTGTCATTAAATCTTTGATTGCTTTAAGAGCTTGTTCTTCATCTTCGCCATTGGCTTCTACACGAAAAATCACACCTTCTTTAATACCTAGTGCCATAATATTCATAATAGATTTGGCATTTCCAGATTTTTCTCCATTAAAAATTTTAATTTCAGATTTAAATTCAGTGCATATTTTTGCAACTTTAGATGCAGGGCGCGCATGAAAACCTAGTGCATCAATTACTTTAGCTTCGAATGATACCATTATAATAATCCTTTTAATTTGCTTTAAAATAAAACTTAAAAAATAAAAAAATAGCATATAGCCATTTTTTTTAGGTCAAATTTATGATATGGAGCAAGTGAAGGGAATCGAACCCTCACAATCAGCTTGGAAGGCTGAAGTTCTGCCATTAAACTACACTTGCATATAAATTGTTTATAATTTTATAAACAATTTCAAGTTAAATTAATAACATTTATAATTTTGAAAAATCTAATTTAAATTATTCTTAAATAAATATATCAAACAATAGTAATTATAACTCTTTTTTTCAAAATTGAGAAGATTTTTTAAACTTTTTTTGTTTTTGATTTTTTAGCATGACAATCTCGGCAACGAGCTTCGTATTCTTCTAGATCTCCAATTAGTGTTTGATCAGTAGAATTTTCATGTGTGCGAGCTGATGTTGTTGCTGCTCGTTTGCAAATAGCACAAACTGCTTGTAGTTTTGTAATATTTTCTGCTAAAGCCATTAGTTTTGGTAGCGGACCAAATGGTTTGCGCAAATAATCTTGATCAAGCCCACTAACCATAACTCTAATTCCCTTATTAGCAAGAGAATCTAGAAAATCAATAATAGTTTCTGGAAAAAATTGGATTTCATCTATTGCTATTGCTTGATATTCTTCAGCTTCAAATAATTCTTGAATTTCTTCAACAGTTTCAACACTAAAAGTTGGAATTTTTAATCCTGAACGAGAAATAATTTCACAACTTGAAAATCTTTGATCAATTTTAGGTTTGATTACTAAAGTATTAATACTAGCATATGAAAGTGTTCTAATTCTTTTAATTAATTCATCAGATTTACCTGAAAACATAGGCCCTGTAATCACTTCAATAATGCCTTCAAAAAATTTTTTGTACACAATTTTCTCCTATTTTTAGTTTATTCACCTTTGTAGATAATTAATTCCTCAGCTATAACATCAATGTCACAATCTGGGTTTTTTAATTCTATCTTTTTTTTCTCAAAAAAATCAATTTTAGCACTATTTTTTGTATAAACATTTTCAAATACAAAAAAACTAGATAAACTAGTAACAAAAGTAACAATTGCATTTATAAAGGAAATTGCTACAAATAGGTTAATGGCTATTGGGTTGGGATTTTTAGTTATAGCATAAGCTGAAAGAATACCATTAAATGCTGACATAACTATCAATAAAATACTACAAGTTAAAAAAATTAGTTTAGATATTCTTGCTTTTCTTTGTAATTGAGCAACTTTTAATTCTATTTTGCGTAATAATTCATTTTTATTCATAATTTTTTTGTGATTTTTCAGATTGGTAAACATTTGATAAGCCTTTGGGTGGGGAAATTTTCAAAAAAATTGCATTAAAAAGTTCCATTTCAAGATTTTTGCAATTTTTGTATTTTCCAAGCCTATTTTCATACATAATTAGCTCTAATTTTAAAAAATCATTAATTTCTTGATTTCGTAATCATCTATTTTTGATTAAAAACAAAGCAAACAATGCATTAACTAAGCTAATAGATAAATTTATTCATAAAATAAAAATTGGTCATTGATCCACTTTGTTGCCCTTGTCATCAATGTATAAAAACAAATCAGCAAAGGCCTTTAGTGTTTCAAGTTTAGGAGATGCTAATTTGAAAATTCCCATTAAAGTTGAGAAAAATGCAAAAAAAA
It encodes the following:
- a CDS encoding ZIP family transporter, producing MVATVGLLRESFEGAEAFAIKQTNMNHLVPLGLIIGGGSIVGLAVVFVFRYVFVRFFGGEVHNNHQGHDHSDHIINFSDVDNPKKAWLAIILLLSHRSIDGFVLGSLVAKVTAGDKVNWFLIGTFVAHMLIEILIVHYRQVQYGQTIFKSIIYNILTTLILVPIIVIGAFANKFFQQQGWILPLFNASGGAILSFVVVVELVPEFIHLRNQSSKSWHITLILFALGIVSALILLTMHQH
- the gpmI gene encoding 2,3-bisphosphoglycerate-independent phosphoglycerate mutase, producing the protein MNTKQRKTVVLTIIDGLGIRADKQGNGFALAKTPNFDNLFANYPNSLIQASGEFVGLPAGQMGNSEVGHLTIGAGFVVYTGISIINNALETKSFFKNEKFIKAFENSIKTNTPLQIIGLLSPGGVHSHEEHLFALIDFASQYGVEKLNVHVLGDGRDVAPSSILSSIEKLEAKLSQKPGYKIASIAGRFYSMDRDKMFDRVELGYKAICGESAKTFVNVKDYINEQYSNQITDEFFMPAINSEILNSDFLTDNNSVIFFNFRPDRARQLSHLILGTNLYDFQPKKAIKTNVFVSMMKYEGIDCDIAFEEMKVNYPLGRVISEAGLSQLRLAETQKYAHVTFFMDGGVELELDKAKRILVDSLKVESYADAPQMSAVEITNTLIEQGGQYDLVIMNFANPDMVGHTGNLQSTIKACEVLDAQIGRIVKWVEDNGYTLFITADHGNAELTEDENNKPSTKHTSFPVMLITTDKNLKLENGSLAQIAPTILDYLGLDKHPDMNQNSLIIKK
- a CDS encoding YneF family protein is translated as MIKLLQSESQTVDNIAATAGGVSLGGWIGITIAVAIIMFIVGGIIALVVSKKMFEKQIKENPPINENMIRAMYMQMGRKPSEAQVRAVMRSVKNAK
- a CDS encoding ribonuclease HIII — its product is MKNSLKTYEFEHKIDKSKYIVGCDEVGVGEYFTNLTVCCTLFKIEEIEQELIEQIVDSKILNEIKLSRIANQLKEKIIFEVISLDMDKYNDLINQGYNSHEIKAILYLKILKKLAKNHFSNLKISQVFIDGFVSSEKFFAYLQKIYNQFKTKPWNLKKYPIILAKKADEWLKQAGAASIIAKDHLTSKMLRREKKWKTKLPAGSNQIDKIVSYCILEIQKHGEDFLYNNVKYHFSITQKVLDKLNLKNKE
- a CDS encoding DEAD/DEAH box helicase, with the protein product MNIINNENTDNDTIKKKKQFERLLTNLIDIRKSDSAIYTKVDDKFYFDLSLLLSASNLDKVVNELTTIVPLQNYNIDEVIKFLSNASNYEEVEDFVKEERLDWTSGLLNKFSTDFETTKQGQIELLTKKKQTSLASWKSFIKKADDINKNKNIWPIHIGFAYLSLIVQDKKIFAPLFVKEANVIIGPTGPTLITEGSIKLNHKIIAFLKKMGLDFSLDFNFNELSIARLIDNFKKIVSEHFKIPSSLTHKIPTDLVFDSNIQFQPGLVLGLFNVSGNYQHKILEQMIDNNEIQNLLEVEINKNICKNKVENIIFSDNFDGFFKIQPTNFIQDYAHISSLLQNTIIWGPPGTGKSQVIANIITNIIINKQRAIVSSQKQAALTVLRNRLKKMSLFCLFVVNDKSENYKNFYAPIQEYIQWIEEFSDKQDIESITLFSQYDKEYIRIVNKIFSNSNLIDSKLEAYKTIKQSNSIFSLNIAEIIFQLNKKISINPSESPKKAKKLRIKILEQIFKRKLKWYEKISENFKKTLEKDIYLILSKLQNYNGNLSDIFEKIENLEVSDLSDVNDFLTLSFPKINQVNDDEKLFIYHCSKIVKIVSKINSDPNLRQLYKDFRMSVKQNNKILPQQFLLKHFQIINVLFPILITTPDTELTMFEKEEFNYLIIDEASQMFLEEAFPLMHLAKIKIFAGDQKQMQPVRWFTSKSSEQYEDDAFGNIDSLLEYVNSIGVFNVLLDKNYRSKNAALMTFNSKHFYESDLKVADHFKQAIDKSIEVINVGGEWNNQVNTKEAELVVRLAQENIDKYKKIILLSFNAAQQNVIEKIIFDSYPDLEKFMSQGSLIVNNLENIQGEEADLLIMSVVYDSTTSLTSTYIARKGGKHALNVATSRAKEKMIICKSILGDEIINNSNSKDLEMFKQWIQFLDLSPQQQLSYADKDDDKWKYKIKNNRFIDFQNNLFKKLSELPMNLTIQKDYKIGNLTIDVVVMDTNNQIIIGFCLADFEQTTEMNYAIFKDTVNFIKAKNYPIEVIDYINWKINQNLILQKIYQKIKEHSEK